From the Quercus lobata isolate SW786 chromosome 6, ValleyOak3.0 Primary Assembly, whole genome shotgun sequence genome, one window contains:
- the LOC115993900 gene encoding alcohol dehydrogenase 1-like produces the protein MSSSSTAGQVIRCKAAVAWEAGKPLVMEEVEVAPPQAMEVRLKILFTSLCRSDICFWEAKGQTPLFPRIFGHEAGGIVESVGEGVTDLKPGDHVLPVFIGECKECRHCKSEESNMCDLLRPNTDRGVMLNDGKSRFSINGQPIYHFVGTSTFSEYTVVHVGCVAKINPAAPLDKVCVLSCGISTGLGAALNVAKPKAGSTVAVFGLGAVGLAAAEGARISGASRIIGIDLNAKRFDEAKKFGVTEFVNPKDHDKPVQEVLAEMTNGGVDRSIECTGSINAMISAFECVHDGWGVAVIVGIPNKDDAFKTHPMNILNERTIKGTFFGNYKPRSDLPSVVEKYMNKELELEKFITHEVSFSEINKAFEYMLRGDSLRCIIRMDA, from the exons ATGTCTTCATCAAGCACTGCTGGTCAAGTCATACGTTGCAAAG CTGCTGTGGCATGGGAAGCTGGAAAGCCACTAGTGATGGAAGAAGTGGAAGTGGCACCACCACAGGCCATGGAGGTTCGTCTCAAGATCCTCTTCACCTCCCTCTGCCGCTCTGATATTTGCTTCTGGGAAGCCAAG GGACAGACCCCATTGTTTCCTCGCATATTTGGTCATGAAGCTGGCGG GATTGTTGAGAGCGTTGGTGAAGGTGTGACAGACCTCAAACCTGGTGACCATGTGCTTCCTGTCTTCATCGGGGAGTGTAAAGAGTGTCGGCACTGCAAGTCAGAGGAGAGCAACATGTGTGACCTCTTGAGGCCAAACACTGACCGAGGTGTGATGCTCAATGATGGCAAGTCGAGATTTTCTATCAATGGACAACCCATTTACCATTTTGTTGGGACTTCCACCTTTAGTGAATACACTGTGGTTCATGTTGGTTGTGTTGCCAAAATTAATCCTGCTGCTCCTCTGGACAAAGTTTGTGTTCTTAGCTGTGGAATCTCAACAG GCCTTGGTGCTGCCTTGAATGTTGCAAAACCCAAAGCGGGATCAACTGTAGCTGTTTTTGGACTGGGGGCTGTTGGACTAGCT GCTGCTGAAGGGGCTAGAATCTCTGGTGCTTCAAGGATTATCGGTATTGATCTGAATGCAAAGAGATTTGACGAAG CCAAGAAATTTGGTGTCACTGAGTTTGTGAACCCAAAAGACCATGACAAGCCTGTTCAAGAG GTGCTTGCTGAAATGACCAACGGTGGAGTTGATCGAAGTATCGAGTGCACGGGAAGTATCAATGCCATGATTTCTGCATTTGAATGTGTTCATGAT GGATGGGGTGTTGCTGTAATTGTTGGTATCCCAAACAAAGATGATGCATTTAAAACCCACCCAATGAATATCTTGAACGAGAGGACTATCAAGGGTACCTTCTTTGGCAACTACAAACCACGGTCGGACTTGCCTTCGGTGGTTGAAAAGTACATGAATAAG GAGCTTGAGCTAGAGAAATTCATCACCCATGAAGTCTCTTTCTCGGAAATCAACAAGGCCTTTGAGTACATGCTTAGAGGTGACAGCCTTCGATGCATTATCCGCATGGATGCATAG